One Streptomyces hundungensis DNA segment encodes these proteins:
- a CDS encoding CoA transferase subunit A, giving the protein MTDKTMTPEDVVRRLRSGMTVGIGGWGSRRKPMALVRALLRSPVTDLTVISYGGPDVGLLAAAGRIRTLIAPFATLDSIPLEPHFRAARQAGAFELMEIDEAMFMWGLHAAANRLPFLPVRAGIGSDVMRVNPGLRTVTSPYEDGETFVAMPALRMDAALVHLNRADRLGNGQYLGPDPYFDDLFCEAADSAYLSCERIVDGFKGAPAQSLLVKRYAVTGVVESPHGAHFTSCAPDYGRDEPFQKLYASTPWAEFAERFLSGPDEKSYQCAVQSWHEERT; this is encoded by the coding sequence GTGACGGACAAGACCATGACGCCCGAGGACGTCGTACGGCGGCTGCGCAGCGGCATGACCGTCGGCATCGGCGGCTGGGGTTCGCGCCGCAAGCCGATGGCCCTGGTGCGGGCCCTGCTGCGCTCCCCCGTCACCGATCTGACGGTGATCTCCTACGGCGGACCCGACGTCGGGCTGCTCGCCGCCGCGGGCCGCATCCGCACACTGATCGCGCCCTTCGCCACGCTCGACTCGATCCCCCTGGAGCCGCACTTCCGTGCGGCCCGCCAGGCCGGCGCCTTCGAGCTGATGGAGATCGACGAGGCGATGTTCATGTGGGGCCTGCACGCCGCCGCGAACCGGCTGCCGTTCCTGCCGGTGCGGGCGGGCATCGGCTCGGACGTGATGCGGGTCAACCCGGGCCTGCGCACGGTCACTTCGCCCTATGAGGACGGCGAGACGTTCGTGGCGATGCCCGCGCTGCGCATGGACGCGGCGCTCGTCCACCTCAACCGCGCCGACCGGCTCGGCAACGGCCAGTACCTGGGCCCGGACCCGTACTTCGACGACCTGTTCTGCGAGGCCGCCGACAGCGCGTACCTCTCGTGCGAGCGGATCGTGGACGGCTTCAAGGGCGCTCCCGCACAGTCCCTGCTGGTCAAGCGGTATGCGGTCACCGGCGTCGTGGAGAGCCCCCACGGCGCCCACTTCACGTCCTGCGCCCCCGACTACGGCCGTGACGAGCCGTTCCAGAAGCTGTACGCGAGCACGCCCTGGGCCGAGTTCGCCGAGCGGTTCCTGTCCGGGCCCGACGAGAAGTCCTATCAGTGCGCGGTGCAGAGCTGGCACGAGGAGCGAACGTGA
- a CDS encoding enoyl-CoA hydratase family protein, which translates to MGVSTASPEKGIRLVTVDFPPVNALPVRGWYELADAVRAAGRDPENRCVVLAAEGRGFNAGVDIKEVQRDSGHSAILGANRGCAEAFAAVYECEVPVVAAVGGFCLGGGIGLVGNADAIVASEDAVFGLPELDRGALGAATHLARLVPQHLMRALYYTSRTVSARELHAHGSVWKVVERAELLAQALELAREIARKDGMLIRLAKAAINGIDPVDVRRSYRFEQGFTFEANLSGVADRVRDTFAPGGAPPPPATEEASP; encoded by the coding sequence ATGGGTGTCTCCACCGCAAGCCCCGAGAAGGGCATTCGCCTCGTCACGGTCGACTTCCCGCCCGTCAACGCCCTTCCCGTGCGGGGCTGGTACGAGCTCGCCGACGCGGTGCGCGCGGCGGGCCGTGACCCCGAGAACCGCTGTGTGGTGCTCGCCGCCGAGGGCCGCGGTTTCAACGCCGGCGTCGACATCAAGGAGGTGCAGCGCGACAGCGGCCACAGCGCGATCCTCGGCGCGAACCGCGGCTGCGCCGAGGCGTTCGCCGCGGTGTACGAGTGCGAGGTGCCGGTCGTCGCGGCGGTGGGCGGGTTCTGCCTGGGCGGCGGCATCGGCCTGGTCGGCAACGCGGACGCGATCGTGGCGAGCGAGGACGCCGTCTTCGGCCTGCCCGAGCTGGACCGGGGTGCGCTGGGCGCCGCCACCCACCTGGCCCGTCTGGTCCCGCAGCATCTGATGCGCGCGCTCTACTACACCTCCCGCACGGTGTCGGCGCGGGAGCTGCACGCCCACGGATCGGTGTGGAAGGTGGTGGAGCGGGCCGAACTCCTCGCACAGGCACTGGAGTTGGCGCGCGAGATCGCCCGCAAGGACGGCATGCTCATCCGCCTCGCCAAGGCCGCCATCAACGGCATCGACCCCGTCGACGTACGCCGCAGCTACCGCTTCGAGCAGGGCTTCACCTTCGAGGCCAACCTCAGCGGCGTCGCCGACCGCGTCCGCGACACGTTCGCGCCGGGCGGGGCGCCTCCACCGCCGGCCACCGAGGAGGCCTCGCCGTGA
- a CDS encoding SDR family oxidoreductase, whose translation MELAGKAVVVTGGTRGVGAGIARAFLDAGADVVVCARRPPETPVASGGRTAEFRPLDLREPDAVRDFFAALATDYGRLDTLVNNAGGTPYRLLEEGEAERHARVVELNLVAPLTASLAARPHLRAARGSVVMIGSVSGVRPSPGSAAYGAAKAGLDSLARSMAVEWAPEVRVNTLVLGMVRTELSELHYGDAHGVARVGATVPLGRLAEPEDVGAAAVFLAGARAAYISGASLLVHGGGERPAFLDAATVNRGDRS comes from the coding sequence ATGGAGCTGGCCGGGAAGGCAGTCGTCGTCACCGGTGGCACCCGGGGCGTCGGCGCGGGCATCGCCAGGGCGTTCCTCGACGCGGGCGCGGACGTCGTGGTGTGCGCCCGCAGACCGCCCGAAACGCCCGTCGCCTCGGGCGGCCGCACGGCCGAGTTCCGCCCGCTCGACCTGCGCGAACCCGACGCCGTACGGGACTTCTTCGCGGCGCTCGCCACGGACTACGGGCGTCTGGACACCCTGGTCAACAACGCGGGCGGAACCCCCTACCGGCTGCTGGAGGAGGGCGAGGCCGAGCGCCACGCACGCGTCGTCGAGCTGAATCTGGTGGCCCCCCTCACGGCCTCGCTCGCCGCCCGGCCCCATCTGCGGGCCGCCCGGGGATCGGTCGTGATGATCGGCAGCGTGAGCGGGGTGCGGCCCTCGCCGGGGTCGGCCGCCTACGGCGCGGCCAAGGCCGGCCTGGACAGCCTCGCCCGTTCCATGGCGGTGGAGTGGGCACCCGAGGTCCGCGTCAACACGCTGGTCCTCGGCATGGTCCGTACCGAATTGAGCGAGCTGCACTACGGCGACGCGCACGGCGTCGCCCGCGTCGGCGCGACCGTGCCGCTCGGCCGGCTCGCCGAACCCGAGGACGTCGGCGCGGCGGCCGTCTTCCTCGCCGGCGCGCGGGCGGCCTACATCAGCGGGGCCTCGCTGCTCGTCCACGGCGGCGGTGAACGCCCCGCCTTCCTGGACGCGGCCACCGTCAACCGCGGCGACCGAAGCTGA
- a CDS encoding SDR family oxidoreductase: MSGLCEGRVVIVTGAGRGLGRAHALAFAEQGARVVVNDLGVAPDGAGRSRGPAQSVADEIRAAGGEAVAHDGDIATTEGAASLIATAVERFGALHTLVNNAGFLRDRMLVNLDEDDWDAVMRVHLKGHFLPLKHAAAYWRAEAKAGREVAARVVNTSSGAGLLGSVGQGNYSAAKAGIVGLTLVAAAELGRYGVRVNAIAPSARTRMTETTFADAMAAPGEDAAFDAMAPENVSPLVVWLGSAGSEGVTGRVFETEAGRITVMEGWRAGPTIDKGARWTPREAGTAALKLLTEAQTPGAVYGSR; the protein is encoded by the coding sequence ATGAGCGGGTTGTGCGAGGGGCGCGTCGTGATCGTGACCGGCGCGGGGCGCGGTCTTGGCCGGGCCCACGCCCTGGCCTTCGCCGAACAGGGGGCCCGGGTCGTCGTCAACGACCTCGGCGTCGCACCGGACGGGGCCGGCCGGTCCCGCGGCCCGGCACAGTCGGTGGCCGACGAGATCCGCGCGGCGGGCGGCGAAGCCGTGGCGCACGACGGCGACATCGCCACGACCGAGGGCGCGGCCTCCCTGATCGCGACGGCCGTGGAGAGGTTCGGAGCGCTGCACACGCTGGTCAACAACGCCGGATTCCTGCGCGACCGGATGCTGGTCAACCTCGACGAGGACGACTGGGACGCGGTGATGCGGGTCCACCTCAAGGGCCACTTCCTGCCCCTCAAACACGCCGCCGCGTACTGGCGCGCCGAAGCCAAGGCGGGCCGCGAGGTCGCGGCCCGGGTGGTCAACACCAGCTCCGGAGCGGGCCTGTTGGGCTCGGTCGGGCAGGGCAACTACAGCGCCGCGAAGGCCGGGATCGTGGGGCTCACCCTGGTCGCGGCGGCCGAGCTTGGCCGCTACGGAGTGCGGGTCAACGCCATCGCGCCGTCGGCCCGCACCCGGATGACCGAGACCACCTTCGCGGACGCGATGGCCGCACCCGGCGAGGACGCCGCCTTCGACGCGATGGCCCCCGAGAACGTCTCGCCCCTGGTGGTGTGGCTGGGTTCGGCCGGGAGCGAGGGCGTCACCGGGCGGGTCTTCGAGACGGAGGCCGGCCGCATCACCGTCATGGAGGGCTGGCGGGCCGGCCCGACCATCGACAAGGGGGCCCGCTGGACCCCGCGCGAGGCCGGCACGGCGGCCCTGAAACTCCTCACCGAGGCGCAGACTCCGGGAGCGGTGTACGGATCACGCTAG
- a CDS encoding ribonuclease domain-containing protein, whose translation MSIPPRLKALGGAFAIAAALLTGPVAGAASATPTAPAASAVSVSSVGSVCYSALPSQAHDTLRLIDQGGPFPYSQDGVVFQNREGVLAQQSSGYYHEYTVITPGAPTRGTRRIITGEKSQEDYYTADHYATFRLVNFGC comes from the coding sequence ATGAGCATCCCCCCACGCCTCAAAGCCCTCGGTGGCGCCTTCGCCATCGCCGCCGCCCTCCTCACCGGCCCGGTCGCCGGCGCCGCCTCGGCCACCCCCACGGCCCCGGCCGCCTCCGCGGTGTCCGTCTCCTCGGTCGGCAGCGTCTGTTACTCCGCACTGCCCTCCCAGGCGCACGACACCCTGCGCCTCATCGACCAGGGCGGCCCGTTCCCGTACTCCCAGGACGGTGTCGTCTTCCAGAACCGCGAAGGGGTGCTGGCCCAGCAGAGCAGCGGCTACTACCACGAGTACACCGTGATCACCCCGGGCGCCCCGACGCGCGGAACCCGCCGGATCATCACCGGTGAGAAGTCCCAGGAGGACTACTACACCGCCGACCACTACGCCACCTTCCGCCTCGTCAACTTCGGCTGCTGA
- a CDS encoding S1 family peptidase, with protein sequence MKKIMRALRRCLAVTAVLAAAISLPATDALASPATPRPVVGGTRAAQGEFPFMVRLSMGCGGALYTQQIVLTAAHCVDGSGANTSITATGGVVDLQSSSAIKVKSTRVLQAPGYTGKGKDWALIKLAKPINQPTLKIATTTAYNNGTFTIAGWGARSEGGGQQRYLYKANVPFVSDAQCQQAYGSDLVPSDEICAGYVAQGGVDTCQGDSGGPMFRKDDAGAWIQVGIVSWGQGCAEPGYPGVYSEVSTFASAIAQAASTL encoded by the coding sequence TTGAAGAAGATCATGCGAGCCCTGCGCAGATGCCTGGCCGTCACGGCCGTCCTCGCCGCCGCGATCAGCCTGCCCGCCACCGACGCCCTCGCCTCGCCCGCCACACCCCGGCCCGTGGTCGGCGGCACCCGGGCCGCCCAGGGCGAGTTCCCGTTCATGGTCCGGCTCTCCATGGGCTGCGGCGGCGCCCTGTACACCCAGCAGATCGTGCTCACCGCCGCCCACTGCGTCGACGGCAGCGGCGCCAACACCTCGATCACCGCCACCGGCGGCGTCGTCGACCTCCAGAGCTCCAGCGCGATCAAGGTCAAGTCCACCCGGGTCCTCCAGGCCCCCGGCTACACCGGCAAGGGCAAGGACTGGGCGCTGATCAAACTGGCCAAGCCCATCAACCAGCCCACCCTCAAGATCGCCACCACCACCGCGTACAACAACGGCACCTTCACCATCGCCGGCTGGGGCGCCCGCAGCGAGGGCGGCGGCCAGCAGCGCTACCTCTACAAGGCGAACGTCCCCTTCGTCTCGGACGCGCAGTGCCAGCAGGCGTACGGCAGTGATCTCGTCCCCAGCGACGAGATCTGCGCCGGCTACGTCGCCCAGGGCGGCGTCGACACCTGCCAGGGCGACTCCGGCGGACCGATGTTCCGCAAGGACGACGCCGGCGCCTGGATCCAGGTCGGCATCGTCAGCTGGGGCCAGGGCTGCGCCGAGCCCGGCTACCCCGGCGTCTACTCCGAGGTCTCCACCTTCGCCTCCGCGATAGCCCAGGCCGCGTCGACGCTGTAG
- a CDS encoding response regulator — protein sequence MSIRVVIADDQEMVRTGFRMILESRSDIEVLADVVDGYAALEAVERLQPDVLLLDIRMPGLDGLDVTRRLAGRERPRIVICTTFDLDAYVHAALHGGACGFLLKDASPEMLVEAVRAAAAGDSLVSPAITVRLLKELAAARPTDGARTPSEPLTDRERDVVRCLARGATNAEIAGELYVSLSTVKTHLANVQAKLGARNRVEIAAWAWESGLTAGTA from the coding sequence ATGTCGATCAGAGTGGTCATCGCGGACGACCAGGAAATGGTCCGAACCGGATTCCGCATGATCCTGGAGAGCAGAAGCGACATCGAGGTCCTCGCCGACGTCGTCGACGGATACGCCGCCCTCGAAGCCGTCGAACGCCTCCAGCCCGATGTCCTCCTCCTCGACATCCGCATGCCCGGCCTCGACGGCCTGGACGTCACCCGCCGCCTGGCCGGCCGCGAACGGCCCCGCATCGTCATCTGCACCACCTTCGACCTCGACGCATACGTCCACGCCGCGCTGCACGGCGGCGCCTGCGGCTTCCTCCTCAAGGACGCCAGCCCCGAAATGCTCGTCGAGGCCGTACGCGCCGCGGCCGCCGGAGACTCCCTCGTCTCACCCGCGATCACCGTCCGGCTCCTGAAGGAACTCGCCGCCGCCCGCCCCACCGACGGCGCCCGCACCCCCTCCGAACCCCTCACCGACCGCGAACGCGACGTCGTGCGCTGTCTGGCGAGAGGCGCCACCAACGCCGAGATCGCCGGCGAACTGTACGTCTCGCTGTCCACCGTGAAGACCCACCTCGCCAACGTCCAGGCCAAACTCGGCGCCCGCAACCGGGTGGAGATCGCGGCGTGGGCATGGGAGAGCGGGCTCACGGCGGGCACGGCGTGA